A genomic segment from Thermostichus lividus PCC 6715 encodes:
- the devC gene encoding ABC transporter permease DevC: MIFAIPLAWLQLIRERIRLLVAIAGIAFAVVLMLMQFGFRDALFKAAVRFHESLNTDIVLISPQSTALIAMKSFPRRRLFQAAGFDGVESISPLYLSFGLWRNPINKSTRQLMVIGVDPMAMALQVSDTPGWQNALKLSDHVLFDAQSRAEFGPIPELYRTGEPVTTEVSGRRIQVAGLFTMGANFGADGNLLTSDLNFLRMFPDRNPGLIDVGLVRVKPGVDAKALAKRIGATLGNDVLVMTRNDFAEFERSYWEKSTSIGFIFSLGALMGFIVGSVIVYQILYTDVTDHLAEYATLKAMGYRDIFFYGVVMQESLILSCLGFLPGFVVSFALYTVIANATSLPVWMTLERATLVFTLTVTMCTLAGAIAMRRVQAADPADIF, encoded by the coding sequence ATGATTTTTGCGATTCCCCTTGCTTGGCTACAACTTATTCGCGAGCGCATTCGTCTCTTGGTGGCGATCGCTGGCATTGCCTTTGCCGTTGTGCTCATGCTGATGCAGTTTGGCTTTCGCGACGCCCTATTCAAAGCAGCGGTGCGGTTCCACGAAAGCCTGAACACCGACATCGTGCTCATCAGTCCGCAGTCCACTGCCCTCATTGCGATGAAAAGCTTTCCGCGACGACGGCTCTTCCAAGCGGCAGGCTTTGACGGAGTAGAGTCGATTTCGCCGCTCTACCTAAGCTTTGGTCTTTGGCGCAACCCCATCAACAAAAGTACCCGTCAACTAATGGTGATTGGGGTCGATCCAATGGCTATGGCACTGCAGGTGTCGGATACTCCGGGTTGGCAAAATGCGCTGAAGCTATCGGATCACGTGCTCTTCGATGCCCAGTCACGGGCTGAATTTGGTCCTATCCCCGAACTGTACCGCACCGGTGAACCTGTCACGACAGAGGTGTCGGGGCGGCGCATTCAGGTGGCGGGTTTGTTTACCATGGGGGCGAACTTTGGCGCAGATGGTAATCTGCTCACGAGTGATCTTAATTTTTTACGGATGTTTCCGGATCGCAACCCCGGCCTGATTGATGTGGGGCTGGTGCGAGTTAAGCCCGGCGTGGATGCCAAGGCACTTGCGAAGCGAATTGGCGCAACCTTGGGGAACGATGTGCTGGTGATGACCCGCAACGATTTTGCTGAGTTTGAGCGGAGCTACTGGGAGAAGAGTACCTCCATTGGGTTTATCTTTTCCCTTGGTGCGTTGATGGGGTTTATTGTTGGTTCGGTGATTGTCTATCAAATCCTCTATACCGACGTGACCGACCACCTTGCAGAATATGCCACCCTCAAAGCCATGGGCTACCGCGATATCTTTTTTTATGGCGTGGTGATGCAAGAGTCGCTGATTCTGTCTTGTCTTGGCTTTTTACCGGGCTTTGTTGTTTCGTTTGCTTTATATACGGTGATTGCCAATGCCACCTCGTTGCCGGTGTGGATGACATTGGAGCGAGCAACGCTTGTCTTTACCTTGACCGTTACGATGTGTACCCTAGCGGGGGCGATCGCCATGCGGCGGGTGCAGGCAGCGGATCCGGCGGATATTTTCTAG
- the dapB gene encoding 4-hydroxy-tetrahydrodipicolinate reductase — MSMQIPVIVVGALGKMGREVVKAVQHAPDTQLYAAVDRHHIGEDVGEVLGVGALEVPLSGSLQEVCVAAAQEKQPVVMVDFTHPQAVYENVRMAIAYGVYPVVGTTGLSHDQIADLAEFADKAEMGAVIAPNFSIGMVLLQEAAIRASQYFDHVEIIELHHNQKADAPSGTAVQTAQRLAELGKPFNPAQVEETEHLAGARGAHASGNIRIHSVRLPGLIAHQEVIFGSAGQVYTLRHDTSDRQCYMPGVLLAIRKVIHLKRLIYGLEKLL; from the coding sequence ATGAGTATGCAAATCCCTGTGATTGTTGTTGGTGCCTTGGGCAAGATGGGTCGCGAGGTGGTTAAGGCGGTGCAGCACGCCCCAGATACTCAACTCTACGCAGCCGTTGATCGGCACCACATCGGTGAAGATGTTGGCGAAGTTCTGGGGGTGGGGGCGCTGGAGGTTCCCCTCAGCGGCAGTCTCCAAGAGGTTTGCGTTGCCGCAGCCCAAGAAAAACAGCCAGTTGTCATGGTGGACTTTACCCACCCCCAAGCAGTTTATGAGAATGTCCGCATGGCCATTGCCTACGGCGTTTATCCGGTGGTGGGGACGACCGGCCTCAGCCATGACCAGATTGCTGACCTTGCCGAGTTTGCAGATAAAGCAGAGATGGGAGCGGTGATTGCTCCCAACTTTTCGATCGGTATGGTGTTGCTGCAAGAGGCCGCTATTCGCGCTAGTCAGTACTTTGATCATGTGGAAATTATTGAACTGCACCACAATCAAAAGGCGGATGCCCCCAGTGGAACAGCCGTGCAAACTGCTCAGCGCTTGGCAGAGCTAGGTAAACCCTTTAACCCTGCCCAAGTGGAGGAAACGGAACATCTGGCTGGTGCTCGTGGTGCTCACGCTAGTGGCAATATTCGCATTCACAGTGTGCGCCTCCCGGGGTTAATTGCCCACCAAGAGGTGATTTTTGGCTCAGCAGGGCAAGTCTATACCCTCCGCCACGATACTAGCGATCGCCAATGCTATATGCCCGGTGTCCTCTTAGCCATTCGGAAAGTTATCCATCTCAAACGCCTGATCTATGGCCTTGAAAAGCTGCTCTGA
- the lspA gene encoding signal peptidase II, whose translation MKAKKLKNANFWWAALLCLGLDRLTKAWVVANYTLTVPPQTTPILPGIFHITYVTNTGAAFSLFANGSLWLRWLSLLVSLLLIAWAIWGPHLNRWQQVGYGCLLGGALGNGIDRFLTGEVVDFLDLRWIQFPVFNIADIAINIGILCLLWSAWRQS comes from the coding sequence ATGAAGGCAAAAAAGTTAAAAAATGCCAATTTTTGGTGGGCTGCGCTGCTGTGTTTGGGGCTGGATCGCCTCACCAAGGCTTGGGTTGTTGCCAATTACACCCTAACAGTCCCGCCGCAAACAACCCCCATTCTGCCCGGTATTTTTCACATTACCTACGTCACCAATACAGGGGCTGCCTTTAGCCTGTTTGCCAATGGGAGCCTCTGGCTGCGCTGGTTATCGCTGCTAGTTAGTTTACTTCTCATCGCGTGGGCTATCTGGGGGCCTCACCTCAACCGCTGGCAGCAGGTGGGCTACGGTTGCTTACTGGGCGGTGCCCTCGGCAATGGAATTGATCGCTTCTTGACTGGTGAAGTGGTGGACTTTTTAGACCTGCGCTGGATTCAGTTTCCAGTCTTTAATATCGCTGACATTGCCATCAATATCGGCATTCTCTGCTTACTGTGGTCTGCATGGCGGCAATCATGA
- a CDS encoding ABC exporter membrane fusion protein, whose product MGQPFPFHVGRPWLIGGAIALGLVSIGISVSYWQQLRRSAQDEATSAALPSPVSDRITALGRLEPEGEVIAVSAPAMTERLGQLLVQEGDRVVAGQVLAYLDTYPERKAERDLAASQLQEARLRFDAETRLARAEIGEAQARRERVNEPKLAEIQAQQATLQRITAELDTADREYQRFRQLFSDGAVSQQDLDDRAIRVRTLQEELRNAQANLVRLQQERRTELATATAQVEAAQANLGRVQTQVQLLSAERNLELAEARLERATIRAPRNGTVLRIHTRAGENINDKGILELGNTDQMYAVAEVYETDVPRVRVGQRAEIRSSALAAPIAGEVTRVGLLVAKNDLTGTDPAADTDVRVVEVRVRLAESKPVAGLTNMQVEVAIDPRS is encoded by the coding sequence ATGGGACAGCCGTTTCCATTTCACGTCGGTCGTCCATGGCTCATCGGTGGGGCGATCGCTCTCGGCTTGGTAAGTATCGGCATCAGTGTGAGCTATTGGCAGCAGTTACGCCGCTCTGCCCAAGATGAGGCCACCTCAGCAGCACTTCCCAGCCCTGTCAGCGATCGCATTACTGCCCTAGGCCGCTTAGAACCGGAGGGGGAGGTGATTGCCGTCAGTGCCCCCGCCATGACCGAACGCTTGGGACAACTCTTGGTTCAGGAGGGCGATCGGGTCGTTGCGGGTCAAGTGCTAGCCTACCTAGATACCTATCCTGAGCGCAAAGCGGAGCGGGATTTGGCCGCCAGTCAGCTTCAAGAAGCACGATTGCGGTTTGATGCCGAAACCCGTTTAGCAAGAGCCGAAATTGGTGAAGCTCAGGCACGGCGTGAGCGGGTCAATGAACCCAAGCTTGCGGAAATTCAGGCGCAGCAAGCCACGCTCCAGCGGATCACTGCTGAACTCGACACCGCCGATCGTGAATATCAGCGCTTTCGGCAGCTTTTTAGTGACGGTGCAGTGTCCCAACAGGATCTGGATGATCGTGCCATCCGAGTCCGCACGCTGCAAGAAGAACTCCGCAATGCCCAGGCCAACCTTGTGCGCTTGCAACAGGAGCGACGGACTGAACTGGCCACTGCAACGGCTCAGGTGGAAGCGGCTCAAGCGAACCTAGGGCGGGTGCAAACCCAAGTGCAACTACTGTCGGCGGAGCGTAATTTAGAACTCGCAGAAGCCCGTTTAGAGCGCGCCACTATCCGGGCACCCCGGAATGGCACTGTGCTACGGATTCATACGCGAGCGGGGGAAAACATTAACGACAAAGGCATTCTGGAACTAGGTAACACGGATCAAATGTACGCCGTTGCGGAGGTTTACGAAACAGATGTGCCGCGAGTGCGGGTGGGACAGCGGGCGGAAATTCGCAGTAGCGCCCTTGCTGCACCGATTGCCGGCGAGGTGACCCGTGTGGGATTGTTGGTGGCCAAGAATGACCTGACAGGGACTGATCCGGCTGCCGATACGGATGTACGGGTGGTGGAGGTCAGGGTGCGCTTAGCGGAGAGTAAACCTGTAGCGGGGCTAACGAATATGCAGGTGGAAGTTGCGATTGATCCGCGCTCCTGA
- a CDS encoding DevA family ABC transporter ATP-binding protein produces MEPVISIQGLNHYFGHGHLRKQVLFDLSAHIDAGEIVIMTGPSGSGKTTLLTLIGALRSAQEGSLRVLGQELRHSTTEQQIQIRRQTGYIFQGHNLLHALTARQNVQMAMDLQPHVSAKQAKKRVDEMLCAVGLQDHLDYYPHQLSGGQKQRVAIARALVAHPKIVLADEPTAALDKKSGRDVVEIMRNLAREQGCTILIVTHDNRILDVADRLIHMEDGRLSETTLSV; encoded by the coding sequence ATGGAGCCAGTGATCAGTATTCAGGGGCTAAACCACTACTTTGGCCATGGTCATCTGCGCAAACAGGTACTCTTTGATCTGTCCGCCCACATTGATGCGGGTGAAATTGTAATTATGACAGGACCGTCAGGGTCTGGCAAAACAACCCTCTTGACCCTCATTGGTGCCCTGCGCTCTGCTCAAGAAGGCAGCTTGCGCGTTTTAGGTCAAGAACTGCGCCATTCTACCACTGAGCAGCAAATTCAAATCCGCCGCCAAACAGGCTACATCTTTCAAGGCCATAATTTGCTCCATGCTCTCACGGCTCGCCAAAATGTGCAGATGGCAATGGATCTGCAACCTCACGTTTCAGCGAAACAGGCGAAAAAGCGGGTCGATGAAATGCTTTGCGCCGTTGGCCTCCAAGATCATCTGGATTACTATCCCCACCAACTCTCTGGCGGCCAAAAGCAGCGGGTGGCGATCGCCCGTGCCCTTGTGGCGCATCCCAAAATTGTGCTTGCTGACGAACCCACGGCTGCCCTCGATAAAAAATCTGGTCGGGATGTGGTGGAAATCATGCGCAACCTAGCACGGGAGCAGGGCTGCACCATCCTAATTGTGACCCACGACAACCGCATCCTAGACGTGGCCGATCGCCTGATCCACATGGAAGATGGCCGCCTATCAGAAACAACACTCTCAGTTTAG
- a CDS encoding Mrp/NBP35 family ATP-binding protein codes for MSAPLTIDSVLAVLRPVEDPELRRSLVELNMIRDVQITDGRVQFTLVLTTPACPLREFIVEDCKKAVFTLPGVMAVDVTVTAETPQQKSLPDRTDVTGVKNIIAVSSGKGGVGKSTVAVNLAVALAQAGAKVGIIDADIYGPNVPTMLGLENAIVEVRKEASGDVLLPPVAHGLKVVSMAFLIDRDQPVIWRGPMLNGIIRQFLYQSDWGDLDYLIVDLPPGTGDAQLTLAQAVPMAGVVIVTTPQTVALGDARRGLRMFQQLGVAVLGLVENMSYFIPPDLPNRRYDIFGTGGGDALAAELGVPLLGQVPLELTVREGGDVGLPILINHPDSASAQALRAIAQQVAARVSVAALSAVG; via the coding sequence ATGAGCGCCCCCCTCACCATCGACTCTGTACTCGCTGTTTTGCGCCCTGTGGAAGACCCAGAGCTGCGGCGATCCCTTGTGGAACTGAATATGATCCGCGATGTACAGATCACGGATGGTCGGGTGCAGTTTACCCTTGTCCTCACAACTCCTGCGTGCCCACTGCGGGAGTTTATTGTGGAAGACTGCAAAAAAGCCGTGTTCACCTTGCCAGGGGTCATGGCGGTAGATGTGACGGTTACAGCAGAAACGCCTCAGCAAAAAAGCCTACCGGATCGTACCGATGTGACAGGGGTGAAAAACATTATTGCCGTCTCCAGTGGCAAAGGGGGGGTGGGCAAAAGCACCGTTGCGGTTAATTTGGCGGTGGCCTTGGCGCAAGCCGGCGCTAAGGTAGGCATTATTGATGCCGATATTTATGGCCCCAACGTCCCCACAATGCTAGGCCTCGAAAATGCCATTGTCGAAGTCCGTAAGGAGGCCAGCGGTGATGTGTTGCTCCCTCCAGTGGCCCATGGCCTCAAAGTAGTCTCCATGGCCTTTTTAATTGATCGCGATCAGCCAGTGATCTGGCGTGGCCCCATGCTTAACGGCATTATTCGCCAATTCCTTTACCAGAGTGATTGGGGGGACCTCGACTATCTCATCGTCGATTTACCCCCTGGTACCGGCGATGCCCAGCTCACCCTTGCCCAAGCGGTACCCATGGCCGGTGTGGTCATTGTCACAACCCCTCAAACCGTCGCCTTAGGCGATGCCCGCCGCGGCCTACGCATGTTTCAGCAGTTAGGGGTCGCGGTGCTGGGGCTGGTGGAAAACATGAGCTATTTTATTCCGCCGGACTTACCCAATCGGCGCTACGATATTTTTGGCACCGGTGGCGGAGATGCCCTTGCCGCTGAACTGGGCGTGCCTCTCCTAGGCCAAGTTCCCCTTGAACTAACGGTGCGCGAAGGCGGGGATGTTGGCCTGCCGATTCTAATCAACCATCCCGACTCTGCCTCAGCCCAAGCCCTACGGGCGATCGCCCAGCAGGTGGCAGCACGAGTCTCGGTCGCCGCCCTCAGTGCAGTGGGATGA
- a CDS encoding shikimate kinase, with protein MELRNRLGGVNIYLVGMMGSGKTTTGKVLAKRLGYGFVDTDAVITQVRQQSIREIFAREGEAYFRQLEQQVLAEVSSYHHLVVATGGGIVLSSLNWSYLRHGIVVWLHVPIAVLCERLAADAERPLLQEQPLEERLNQIMADRHALYAQADLEVVIRQTDTPAKVCDRLWEALPSILKPIASDAPPKEPC; from the coding sequence ATGGAACTGCGAAATCGCCTTGGGGGAGTCAATATTTACCTTGTCGGGATGATGGGTTCCGGCAAAACCACGACTGGCAAAGTACTAGCAAAACGCTTAGGCTACGGCTTTGTGGATACTGATGCCGTTATTACACAGGTGCGCCAACAGTCAATTCGGGAGATTTTTGCCCGTGAGGGGGAAGCCTACTTTCGCCAGTTGGAGCAGCAAGTTCTAGCGGAGGTATCCAGCTATCACCATTTGGTGGTGGCCACGGGCGGTGGCATTGTTCTCAGTTCGCTGAACTGGAGCTATCTGCGCCATGGAATTGTGGTGTGGTTACACGTGCCCATTGCAGTCCTGTGCGAGCGTTTAGCCGCAGATGCTGAGCGCCCTCTGCTGCAAGAGCAACCCCTCGAAGAGCGATTGAACCAGATCATGGCCGATCGCCATGCCCTCTATGCCCAAGCAGATCTCGAAGTGGTGATCAGACAAACGGATACGCCAGCAAAGGTGTGCGATCGCCTCTGGGAGGCTCTACCCAGTATTCTTAAGCCCATTGCTTCAGATGCACCCCCTAAAGAACCATGCTAG
- a CDS encoding pentapeptide repeat-containing protein, with product MDMRQSVIATIVLGAIASGQSIASPSPQLRQLFTTNACPGCDLSNADLRGYNLAGANLRGANLQGANLQDATLLLANLERANLSNANLTAAYLERANLQQANLTGATLVLATLRHASFRRANLTNANLSGADIRYGDFRRANLSSANFEQTNLQWARLNGATMNQTNFEEAYRPRMPYGLNLW from the coding sequence ATGGATATGCGTCAAAGTGTGATCGCAACAATTGTGTTGGGGGCGATCGCCAGCGGTCAGAGCATTGCTAGTCCTTCACCGCAACTGCGACAACTATTCACCACCAACGCCTGTCCGGGCTGTGACCTGAGTAATGCCGATCTACGCGGATATAACTTGGCTGGAGCAAACCTGCGGGGAGCCAATCTCCAAGGAGCCAATCTCCAGGATGCCACGCTACTGCTGGCCAACCTTGAGAGAGCAAACCTCAGTAATGCGAACTTAACAGCGGCCTACCTCGAACGCGCTAATCTGCAACAGGCGAATTTGACTGGCGCAACCCTCGTGCTAGCTACCCTGCGCCATGCTAGCTTCCGCCGTGCCAACCTCACGAATGCCAACCTCAGTGGTGCGGATATTCGCTATGGTGATTTTCGTCGTGCCAACCTCAGCAGTGCCAACTTCGAGCAAACGAACCTGCAATGGGCACGTCTGAACGGTGCAACTATGAATCAGACCAATTTTGAAGAGGCCTATCGCCCTCGTATGCCCTACGGCCTTAACCTGTGGTAG
- a CDS encoding metallophosphoesterase family protein: MVLRLGIISDPHIALPETIPTDHLPLFLYTISIPAFEAAVTDLLERGIDALLLPGDLTRDGEVANHQWLQAYLRTLPIPAYVIPGNHDVPRPVASAGRIGWAEFPQYYAHAGYGQRSTHYYVTHLSKNIQLVALNSNQFSPIGQQLGELDCQQLQWLQELLAQPFAGLRLVMVHHNLLEHWPQQSQSPMGQRYLLKNRLALHTLLQRAGVSLVLTGHLHIQDIAYADGVFDLTTGALVSYPHPYRRLTLTETEHGQWQVQVESFCIESLAAYPNLAAQSREWMLQRGAGFMARFLMLPPFNLPEGQATALAKPLSTLWPDIAKGDTQVTLPPLPPPLDAYFGQFNHCPPPSFPQLSDNNTTFVVSSGYSTR; this comes from the coding sequence TAGCGACCCACACATTGCCTTGCCGGAGACCATTCCGACAGATCACCTCCCCCTCTTTCTTTACACCATCAGTATTCCAGCGTTTGAAGCCGCCGTTACTGATTTGCTAGAGCGCGGTATAGACGCGCTGCTCCTGCCGGGAGACCTCACCCGAGATGGCGAGGTGGCTAATCATCAGTGGTTGCAGGCATACTTACGAACCCTGCCCATTCCCGCCTATGTGATTCCGGGCAATCATGATGTTCCCCGACCTGTGGCGAGCGCAGGCCGCATTGGCTGGGCTGAGTTTCCCCAGTATTATGCCCATGCAGGGTACGGCCAGAGAAGCACACACTATTACGTCACCCACCTTAGCAAAAACATACAACTCGTTGCCTTAAACTCGAACCAGTTTAGCCCTATAGGTCAGCAACTGGGCGAGTTAGATTGCCAGCAACTTCAATGGCTTCAGGAACTGTTGGCTCAGCCCTTTGCTGGCTTACGGCTGGTGATGGTGCACCATAACCTCTTAGAGCATTGGCCGCAACAAAGCCAAAGTCCAATGGGGCAGCGATACCTCCTCAAGAACCGCCTAGCCCTACACACCCTTCTGCAACGCGCTGGTGTCTCACTGGTGTTAACTGGCCACCTGCACATTCAGGATATTGCCTATGCTGATGGTGTGTTTGACCTCACAACGGGTGCCTTAGTCAGCTACCCCCACCCCTACCGCCGCCTCACCTTAACTGAAACCGAGCATGGTCAATGGCAGGTACAGGTGGAATCCTTCTGTATTGAATCCTTAGCAGCCTATCCCAATTTGGCTGCACAGTCACGCGAGTGGATGCTGCAACGGGGGGCTGGGTTTATGGCACGGTTTTTAATGCTACCGCCCTTTAACCTCCCTGAAGGGCAAGCGACTGCCTTAGCCAAGCCGCTCTCGACTCTCTGGCCAGACATTGCCAAGGGTGACACCCAAGTCACGTTACCACCCTTGCCACCCCCCTTGGATGCCTACTTTGGCCAATTTAACCATTGCCCACCCCCTAGTTTTCCGCAGTTGAGTGATAACAATACAACATTTGTGGTGAGCAGTGGCTACAGTACTCGTTGA
- a CDS encoding cupin domain-containing protein, whose protein sequence is MVVFSFPELVDRCQTWIPKRPGYAVCPLDHHNPDLASSLYRIEPGQANYPHYHHRGDDVFLIVAGVGELITCPMTPPANAVAATALTRTPVETGSYVHVDAQCLHWLRNLSADTPLYYLNIAPLSHEGDRVDVTIEGWA, encoded by the coding sequence ATGGTTGTTTTTTCCTTTCCAGAATTAGTTGACCGTTGTCAAACGTGGATTCCCAAACGACCGGGCTATGCTGTTTGCCCGCTGGATCATCACAATCCAGACTTGGCCTCCAGTCTCTATCGCATTGAGCCAGGACAGGCAAACTACCCTCACTACCACCACCGTGGGGATGATGTCTTTTTAATTGTGGCTGGGGTTGGCGAACTCATTACCTGCCCGATGACTCCGCCTGCCAATGCGGTGGCTGCAACTGCCTTAACTCGCACCCCCGTAGAAACAGGCTCCTACGTCCATGTGGATGCCCAATGCCTTCACTGGCTGCGCAATCTATCCGCAGATACTCCTCTTTATTACCTAAACATCGCACCGCTGTCTCACGAGGGCGATCGCGTAGATGTGACTATCGAAGGCTGGGCTTGA
- a CDS encoding DUF4126 domain-containing protein, whose amino-acid sequence MLELLAILSAAAAGGLRLALPLLLIGLLQGPQLWSAVPLLGKLSPYWVVGVLTGWAFLELFLRGHPWGYRLIILVQLCFSPFVGALLGMTVATATATPQWLVGTLSGLFALVVQLVQVGWFYRLGKLPRWLVVAQDILCILLILFALKAPTQGGLIALLLLWLVVRSAKDWRQQQQRTQKQLR is encoded by the coding sequence ATGCTAGAACTTCTCGCCATCCTTTCAGCCGCGGCGGCTGGGGGCTTACGGCTAGCCTTACCGCTGCTATTGATTGGTTTGTTACAAGGGCCACAGCTATGGTCAGCAGTGCCGTTACTGGGGAAGCTATCCCCGTACTGGGTTGTGGGGGTTCTGACGGGTTGGGCGTTCCTAGAGCTATTTCTAAGGGGGCATCCTTGGGGATACCGTCTGATTATCTTGGTGCAACTCTGTTTTAGTCCCTTTGTGGGTGCCCTACTGGGGATGACGGTGGCTACAGCAACCGCAACCCCTCAATGGCTGGTGGGCACTCTCAGCGGCTTATTTGCCCTTGTGGTGCAACTGGTGCAGGTGGGATGGTTCTATCGCCTTGGCAAGCTACCGCGCTGGCTTGTAGTGGCTCAAGATATCCTGTGCATTCTCTTAATCTTATTTGCCCTCAAAGCGCCCACTCAAGGTGGCCTGATTGCCCTGCTGTTGCTGTGGCTAGTGGTGCGGAGTGCCAAGGATTGGCGACAACAGCAACAACGGACTCAAAAGCAACTGCGCTGA